A genomic stretch from Schaalia odontolytica includes:
- a CDS encoding cell division protein CrgA — MAESKKRKKNGHEVEDDTEIQNWTDGIPLSPAWWAPTFVALMILGLLWVVVYYISSGTYPVPKLGAWNIAVGLGTMMVGFLMTLRWR, encoded by the coding sequence GTGGCCGAATCCAAGAAGCGTAAGAAGAACGGACACGAGGTCGAGGACGACACCGAGATCCAGAACTGGACTGACGGTATTCCACTCAGCCCGGCCTGGTGGGCTCCCACCTTCGTGGCCCTGATGATCCTGGGCCTGCTGTGGGTTGTCGTCTACTACATTTCGTCGGGCACCTACCCGGTGCCGAAGCTGGGCGCGTGGAATATCGCGGTGGGCCTGGGCACGATGATGGTGGGCTTCCTGATGACGCTGCGTTGGCGTTGA
- a CDS encoding Rossmann-like domain-containing protein: protein MTSPWDLYDQLIDEISPDVTITQILTDGKWRRVATSEDGVGMAFGMNVQSRPRATEDPGDLVGRPLRDVAALAKSWNFEDAGIGMAAVNAYHSHPVRALAHGFRACEENNWGRTFHPYAPLVAGKRVAVIGHFPFAAAAMPDAAQLNILERNVIDGDYPDSACEYLLPEMDFVFISGSAFVNKTMPRLLELSSDAHTVVLGPSTPASPAIIHAGATTVMSFASAHPERLEDGLAGRTLQGMYDAGMRVQLNRP, encoded by the coding sequence ATGACCAGCCCCTGGGACCTGTACGACCAGCTCATCGACGAGATTTCCCCCGACGTCACCATCACCCAGATCCTCACCGACGGTAAGTGGCGTCGCGTCGCCACCAGCGAGGACGGTGTCGGCATGGCCTTCGGCATGAACGTCCAATCCCGCCCGCGCGCGACCGAGGATCCCGGCGACCTCGTCGGTCGTCCCCTGCGAGACGTCGCCGCCCTCGCCAAGTCGTGGAACTTTGAGGATGCCGGCATCGGAATGGCCGCTGTCAACGCCTACCACTCCCATCCGGTGCGAGCCCTGGCCCACGGTTTCCGCGCCTGCGAGGAAAACAACTGGGGACGCACTTTCCACCCCTACGCGCCCCTCGTCGCCGGCAAGCGCGTCGCCGTCATCGGCCACTTCCCCTTCGCGGCCGCCGCCATGCCCGACGCCGCGCAGCTCAACATCCTCGAACGCAACGTGATCGACGGCGACTACCCCGACTCCGCGTGCGAGTACCTGCTCCCCGAGATGGACTTCGTCTTCATCTCCGGATCCGCCTTCGTCAACAAGACGATGCCGCGCCTCCTCGAGCTATCCTCCGACGCGCACACCGTCGTCCTCGGCCCCTCGACGCCCGCGTCCCCCGCGATCATTCACGCCGGAGCCACAACCGTCATGTCCTTCGCCAGCGCGCACCCCGAGCGCCTCGAAGACGGCCTCGCCGGACGCACGCTCCAAGGGATGTACGACGCAGGCATGAGGGTCCAGCTCAACAGGCCCTGA
- a CDS encoding rhomboid family intramembrane serine protease: protein MSMPSYGQRSDPRAAPDCPRHPGVRSVDYCKRCNRPICVDCAIPTEVRSICVDCTSSKKRWMRSASRAAGAPVVTYSMMAICVLMFALTLLAPALTDSLALVPAYLMARPWTVLTGAFLHGGLLHILFNMLSLYWVGRAIEPVMGWWRFLTVYLVSALGGSAFILAWCLIQPSEVFVSTVGASAAVFGLFAAVFVLQRLSGSDTTAILTLLGVNLVYGFMVSGISWQGHIGGAIAGLAATWLLVRLSRPRSGVTEAAQNRRQALVALGMVVGMIAVNALAFRVLYEVYGA, encoded by the coding sequence ATGAGCATGCCGAGCTATGGCCAGCGGTCGGACCCGCGCGCCGCCCCCGACTGTCCGCGCCACCCGGGCGTGCGAAGCGTCGACTACTGCAAGCGCTGCAACCGACCCATCTGCGTGGACTGTGCGATCCCGACCGAGGTTCGCTCGATCTGCGTGGATTGCACGTCCTCGAAGAAGCGGTGGATGCGGTCCGCATCGCGCGCGGCCGGAGCGCCGGTCGTCACCTACTCGATGATGGCGATCTGTGTCCTCATGTTTGCCCTCACGCTGCTGGCTCCCGCCCTCACGGACTCACTTGCCCTCGTGCCCGCTTATCTGATGGCGCGCCCGTGGACGGTCCTCACGGGCGCGTTCCTGCACGGAGGCCTGCTCCATATCCTGTTCAACATGCTGTCCCTGTACTGGGTGGGGCGCGCGATTGAGCCGGTCATGGGCTGGTGGCGTTTCCTTACCGTCTACCTGGTGAGTGCGTTGGGTGGCTCTGCTTTCATTCTCGCATGGTGCCTGATCCAGCCCTCCGAGGTATTCGTCAGTACGGTGGGTGCTTCCGCGGCTGTGTTTGGTCTTTTCGCGGCGGTCTTCGTCCTGCAGCGTCTGAGTGGGTCGGACACGACCGCCATCCTGACGCTGCTCGGCGTGAACCTTGTGTACGGCTTCATGGTCAGCGGTATCTCGTGGCAGGGGCACATCGGTGGCGCGATCGCAGGCTTGGCGGCGACGTGGTTGCTCGTCCGCCTTTCCCGTCCGCGCTCGGGCGTCACCGAGGCGGCGCAGAATCGCCGCCAGGCGCTCGTGGCGCTGGGGATGGTCGTGGGCATGATCGCGGTCAACGCGCTCGCTTTCCGCGTTCTGTACGAGGTCTACGGCGCCTAG
- a CDS encoding peptidylprolyl isomerase, with translation MKAILHTSAGDITVELFPNHAPNTVHNFVTLAKGEREWVDPSTGQKTSRPLYDGTVFHRVIPGFMIQGGDPLGTGTGGPGYQFNDEIHPELNFNDPYLLAMANAGKRMGKGTNGSQFFITVAPTPWLLGNHTIFGKVTDEESKRVVDAIATTPTGANDRPVTEQVITSIEIVD, from the coding sequence ATGAAAGCTATTCTTCACACCTCCGCCGGCGACATCACCGTCGAGCTCTTCCCCAACCACGCCCCCAACACGGTTCACAACTTCGTGACCCTGGCCAAGGGCGAGCGCGAATGGGTCGACCCCTCAACCGGCCAGAAGACCTCCCGCCCCCTCTACGACGGCACCGTCTTCCATCGCGTGATCCCCGGCTTTATGATCCAGGGCGGCGACCCCCTCGGCACCGGAACCGGCGGCCCCGGCTACCAGTTCAACGATGAGATCCACCCCGAGCTGAACTTCAACGACCCCTACCTGCTCGCCATGGCCAACGCCGGCAAGCGCATGGGCAAGGGCACCAACGGCTCGCAGTTCTTCATCACCGTGGCCCCCACCCCGTGGCTGCTCGGCAACCACACCATCTTCGGTAAGGTCACCGACGAGGAGTCCAAGCGCGTCGTCGACGCCATCGCCACCACCCCCACGGGCGCGAACGACCGCCCCGTCACGGAGCAGGTCATCACCTCCATCGAGATCGTCGACTGA
- a CDS encoding HAD-IIB family hydrolase yields the protein MTTPTDPARYAGADLCLAAVDMDGTLLDDDKNFPPGMDALLDLMDERGVTFAPASGRQVWTLIDMFPGRPGMTVIGENGGIVMRDGVEVSSSPLDAPTMREAVRLVREATCGPDGIDGGLVMCGKQFAYVERTDDRFVDGVIPYYHRTKRVDDQIAIIDGIEAGDVDDAIVKLAVFALGPVEALAEATLAHFSDTHQYAVSGANWADLQIRGVDKGSAVRDLQRFLGVAREQTAVFGDAGNDLSMMSEGELSFAMANASADVVEASRFVAPSNNEAGVAQVLRVLLG from the coding sequence ATGACGACCCCCACTGACCCCGCGCGTTACGCGGGCGCCGACCTGTGCCTGGCAGCCGTCGACATGGACGGCACCCTCCTGGACGACGACAAGAACTTCCCGCCCGGGATGGATGCGCTTCTCGACCTGATGGACGAGCGTGGAGTGACCTTCGCTCCCGCGTCGGGCCGCCAGGTGTGGACCCTCATCGACATGTTCCCCGGTCGCCCGGGAATGACCGTCATCGGCGAAAACGGTGGCATCGTCATGCGTGACGGAGTCGAGGTCTCTTCCAGCCCGCTCGACGCCCCCACCATGCGCGAGGCTGTCCGCCTCGTGCGCGAGGCAACCTGTGGACCGGATGGGATCGACGGCGGCCTGGTTATGTGTGGCAAGCAATTCGCGTACGTTGAGCGCACCGACGACCGCTTCGTCGACGGCGTCATACCCTACTATCACCGCACGAAACGCGTCGATGACCAGATCGCGATCATTGATGGGATCGAGGCCGGGGACGTCGACGATGCGATCGTTAAGCTGGCCGTGTTTGCCTTGGGGCCCGTCGAGGCGCTCGCGGAGGCAACGCTGGCCCACTTCTCCGACACTCACCAGTATGCGGTTTCTGGGGCGAACTGGGCGGATCTGCAGATCCGAGGCGTTGATAAGGGCAGTGCCGTGCGTGATCTGCAGCGTTTCCTCGGAGTGGCGCGCGAGCAGACCGCAGTCTTCGGGGACGCGGGTAATGACCTGTCCATGATGAGCGAGGGGGAGTTGTCCTTCGCGATGGCCAATGCCTCGGCGGATGTTGTTGAAGCCTCGCGTTTTGTGGCGCCCTCCAACAACGAGGCCGGGGTCGCCCAGGTGCTGCGCGTCCTCCTCGGGTGA